The Candidatus Gracilibacteria bacterium genome window below encodes:
- a CDS encoding NUDIX domain-containing protein — protein sequence MKPIKEGSMTFVINDKKQLLLGQRKSVFGDGMWGLPGGHREPDEDIIVSAVREAHEEIGIELDPDTMFFLGTTNYEGPRFHSIHHNFTFSYENEEIKLMEPEKCYQWRFFSVADIPEDIFPPDKEAITLYFIQKYGQSTK from the coding sequence ATGAAACCAATAAAAGAATGAAGTATGACCTTTGTCATAAATGACAAAAAACAATTATTACTTGGTCAGAGAAAGTCAGTTTTTGGGGACTGAATGTGGGGGCTTCCAGGATGACACAGAGAACCTGATGAAGATATAATCGTGTCTGCAGTAAGAGAAGCGCATGAAGAAATAGGAATTGAGCTAGACCCAGATACGATGTTTTTCTTAGGCACTACAAATTATGAGTGACCGCGTTTTCACTCTATTCATCATAATTTCACATTCTCCTACGAAAATGAAGAAATAAAGCTCATGGAACCAGAAAAATGTTATCAATGGAGGTTCTTTTCAGTAGCTGATATCCCAGAGGATATTTTTCCACCTGATAAAGAAGCTATCACTTTATATTTCATTCAAAAATATGGACAATCAACCAAGTAG
- a CDS encoding methyltransferase domain-containing protein, with the protein MPITKAYPDYDAYRGGMSAGLQKKMDFFVPRIGAILGKESSRILDIGCCSGDLVLGLKRAFPSHQFLGIDLDDSFIAEARERAQAEGIDAEFMCGDASQLHQIENGSIDTIILSSVIHELYSYGGDKFDKQFLKKVFLEFQRIMRSRGTIVGRDPAMPHNPHQKFKLEFPEQDTDNGGEIQTLSLLGKWKRFLGDFAPAQGQNADIGASPLWLINEFLRHIKFARSEERWAFELREQYGVMTEAQWREFIGELGFRVKNIQTSPLTESRIPAGELQLYNPRGKPVKDVEVLPRNIILELINP; encoded by the coding sequence ATGCCAATAACTAAAGCATACCCGGACTACGATGCCTATAGGGGGTGAATGTCTGCAGGACTACAAAAAAAGATGGATTTTTTTGTACCCCGAATATGAGCTATATTGGGTAAAGAATCATCAAGAATACTTGATATAGGTTGTTGTAGTGGTGATTTGGTTCTTGGACTCAAGCGAGCTTTTCCTTCCCATCAATTTTTATGAATTGATCTGGATGATTCTTTTATCGCTGAGGCTCGAGAAAGAGCGCAAGCTGAATGAATTGATGCAGAATTTATGTGTTGAGATGCTTCACAGCTACATCAGATAGAAAATGGTAGTATTGATACTATTATACTTTCTTCAGTTATTCATGAGCTATACAGCTATTGATGAGATAAATTTGATAAACAGTTTTTGAAAAAAGTATTTTTAGAATTTCAAAGAATTATGAGATCACGATGAACCATCGTGGGGAGGGACCCCGCAATGCCACATAATCCACATCAGAAATTCAAACTTGAATTTCCTGAGCAGGATACTGACAATTGAGGAGAAATTCAGACATTGAGCTTGTTAGGTAAGTGGAAAAGGTTTTTATGAGATTTTGCTCCTGCACAGGGTCAAAATGCAGATATAGGCGCCTCACCTCTGTGGTTAATAAATGAGTTTTTGAGACATATAAAATTTGCTCGGTCAGAGGAGAGGTGGGCTTTTGAGCTCAGGGAGCAATATGGCGTTATGACAGAAGCTCAGTGGAGAGAATTTATATGAGAGTTAGGTTTCAGAGTAAAAAATATTCAGACCTCTCCTCTTACAGAATCTCGTATCCCCGCATGAGAATTGCAATTGTATAATCCAAGAGGTAAGCCAGTAAAGGATGTAGAGGTGTTGCCAAGGAATATTATTTTAGAACTTATTAACCCATAG